One window of Cucurbita pepo subsp. pepo cultivar mu-cu-16 chromosome LG19, ASM280686v2, whole genome shotgun sequence genomic DNA carries:
- the LOC111782268 gene encoding molybdate-anion transporter-like isoform X1, whose protein sequence is MEIFFYLVFGALGVIVAAIELSKTNRDRINATTAFNSFKNNYLLVYSLMMAGDWLQGPYVYYLYSQYGFGKGEIGQLFIAGFGSSMLFGTIVGSLADKQGRKRACVTYCVTYILSCITKHSPQYRILMLGRILGGIATSLLFSAFESWLIAEHNKRGFEQQWLSVTFSKAIFLGNGLIAILSGLFGNVLVHSLDLGAVAPFDAASCFLALGMIIILSSWTENYGDPSENKDLLTQFRGAAVAIASDEKIALLGAIQSLFEGSMYTFVFLWTPALSPNNEEIPHGFIFATFMLASMLGSSLASRLLARASLRVENYMQIVFVVSAASLVLPIVTSFLVEPSQVKGGSISFSGCIQLVGFCVFEACVGIFWPSIMKMRSQYIPEEARSTIMNFFRIPLNIFVCVVLYNVDAFPISVMFGMCSIFLFVASILQRRLLVIVEKLKIESRPSFREKDAEMEPLNA, encoded by the exons ATGGAGATCTTCTTCTATCTCGTTTTTGGGGCACTGGGTGTCATTGTTGCAGCCATCGAGCTGAGTAAAACCAACAGGGACAGGATCAATGCCACCACCGCTTTCAattcattcaagaacaattaCCTTCTTGTTTACTCTCTCATGATGG CTGGGGATTGGTTGCAGGGCCCTTATGTGTACTATCTTTACAGTCAATATGGCTTTGGAAAAGGGGAGATTGGACAGCTTTTTATAGCTGGTTTTGGCTCCTCTATGTTGTTTGGGACAATTGTCGGATCACTTGCTGATAAACA AGGTCGAAAGAGAGCTTGTGTGACGTATTGTGTCACTTATATACTGAGTTGCATCACAAAGCATTCACCCCAATATAGAATTTTGATGTTGGGCCGTATTTTGGGAGGCATTGCCACTTCTCTCCTCTTTTCTGCATTCGAGTCGTGGCTTATTGCTGAACATAACAAG AGGGGCTTTGAGCAACAATGGCTATCAGTTACTTTCTCAAAGGCAATATTTCTTGGCAATGGTCTTATTGCCATTTTATCTGGGCTTTTTGGGAACGTACTAGTTCACTCCTTGGATCTTGGGGCGGTAGCGCCTTTTGATGCGGCTTCTTGCTTTCTTGCCCTTGGTATGATCATCATCTTATCTTCGTGGACAGAGAACTATGGAGATCCATCTGAAAACAAAGACCTTCTCACCCAATTCAGGGGTGCAGCAGTGGCCATTGCTTCTG ATGAGAAAATTGCCCTCCTTGGTGCTATTCAGTCCCTGTTTGAAGGTTCAATGTATACCTTCGTCTTCCTTTGGACTCCTGCTCTGAGCCCCAATAATGAGGAAATTCCCCATGGCTTCATTTTTGCAACATTCATGTTAGCGTCTATGTTAGGAAGTTCCCTAGCATCTAGGTTACTGGCCCGCGCATCATTAAGGGTGGAGAACTATATGCAGATTGTTTTCGTTGTCTCAGCTGCATCTCTTGTTCTCCCAATAGTTACAAGT TTCTTGGTAGAACCATCCCAAGTGAAAGGTGGGAGCATCTCTTTTTCAGGCTGCATCCAGTTGGTTGGATTCTGTGTCTTTGAGGCTTGTGTGGGTATATTCTGGCCATCCATTATGAAAATGAGATCCCAATACATTCCTGAAGAGGCGAGGAGCACCATTATGAATTTCTTCCGCATTCCTCTTAATATCTTTGTGTGTGTCGTGCTGTACAAC GTTGATGCATTCCCAATCAGTGTCATGTTCGGTATGTGCTCAATTTTCCTGTTCGTGGCCTCCATCCTGCAGCGGCGCCTCTTGGTGATAGTAGAGAAGCTAA AGATAGAAAGCAGGCCTAGTTTCCGGGAAAAGGATGCAGAGATGGAACCCTTGAATGCGTAA
- the LOC111782268 gene encoding molybdate-anion transporter-like isoform X2, with protein sequence MLFLAIAGDWLQGPYVYYLYSQYGFGKGEIGQLFIAGFGSSMLFGTIVGSLADKQGRKRACVTYCVTYILSCITKHSPQYRILMLGRILGGIATSLLFSAFESWLIAEHNKRGFEQQWLSVTFSKAIFLGNGLIAILSGLFGNVLVHSLDLGAVAPFDAASCFLALGMIIILSSWTENYGDPSENKDLLTQFRGAAVAIASDEKIALLGAIQSLFEGSMYTFVFLWTPALSPNNEEIPHGFIFATFMLASMLGSSLASRLLARASLRVENYMQIVFVVSAASLVLPIVTSFLVEPSQVKGGSISFSGCIQLVGFCVFEACVGIFWPSIMKMRSQYIPEEARSTIMNFFRIPLNIFVCVVLYNVDAFPISVMFGMCSIFLFVASILQRRLLVIVEKLKIESRPSFREKDAEMEPLNA encoded by the exons ATGCTTTTTCTGGCAATAGCTGGGGATTGGTTGCAGGGCCCTTATGTGTACTATCTTTACAGTCAATATGGCTTTGGAAAAGGGGAGATTGGACAGCTTTTTATAGCTGGTTTTGGCTCCTCTATGTTGTTTGGGACAATTGTCGGATCACTTGCTGATAAACA AGGTCGAAAGAGAGCTTGTGTGACGTATTGTGTCACTTATATACTGAGTTGCATCACAAAGCATTCACCCCAATATAGAATTTTGATGTTGGGCCGTATTTTGGGAGGCATTGCCACTTCTCTCCTCTTTTCTGCATTCGAGTCGTGGCTTATTGCTGAACATAACAAG AGGGGCTTTGAGCAACAATGGCTATCAGTTACTTTCTCAAAGGCAATATTTCTTGGCAATGGTCTTATTGCCATTTTATCTGGGCTTTTTGGGAACGTACTAGTTCACTCCTTGGATCTTGGGGCGGTAGCGCCTTTTGATGCGGCTTCTTGCTTTCTTGCCCTTGGTATGATCATCATCTTATCTTCGTGGACAGAGAACTATGGAGATCCATCTGAAAACAAAGACCTTCTCACCCAATTCAGGGGTGCAGCAGTGGCCATTGCTTCTG ATGAGAAAATTGCCCTCCTTGGTGCTATTCAGTCCCTGTTTGAAGGTTCAATGTATACCTTCGTCTTCCTTTGGACTCCTGCTCTGAGCCCCAATAATGAGGAAATTCCCCATGGCTTCATTTTTGCAACATTCATGTTAGCGTCTATGTTAGGAAGTTCCCTAGCATCTAGGTTACTGGCCCGCGCATCATTAAGGGTGGAGAACTATATGCAGATTGTTTTCGTTGTCTCAGCTGCATCTCTTGTTCTCCCAATAGTTACAAGT TTCTTGGTAGAACCATCCCAAGTGAAAGGTGGGAGCATCTCTTTTTCAGGCTGCATCCAGTTGGTTGGATTCTGTGTCTTTGAGGCTTGTGTGGGTATATTCTGGCCATCCATTATGAAAATGAGATCCCAATACATTCCTGAAGAGGCGAGGAGCACCATTATGAATTTCTTCCGCATTCCTCTTAATATCTTTGTGTGTGTCGTGCTGTACAAC GTTGATGCATTCCCAATCAGTGTCATGTTCGGTATGTGCTCAATTTTCCTGTTCGTGGCCTCCATCCTGCAGCGGCGCCTCTTGGTGATAGTAGAGAAGCTAA AGATAGAAAGCAGGCCTAGTTTCCGGGAAAAGGATGCAGAGATGGAACCCTTGAATGCGTAA